Proteins encoded within one genomic window of Alteribacter populi:
- a CDS encoding helix-turn-helix domain-containing protein — protein MIGYRVKRYRKEKGISLTDLAQRAGVAKSYLSAIERNIQTNPSIQFLEKIAAVLDISVDHLLKDNPGQPTDGTTYDMDDEWRSLVKEAMNSGISKDEFRDFLEFNKWKMKK, from the coding sequence ATGATCGGATACCGAGTTAAAAGATACCGAAAAGAAAAAGGGATATCATTAACAGATTTAGCTCAGCGAGCAGGTGTAGCCAAATCCTACTTAAGTGCAATAGAAAGAAATATTCAAACAAACCCTTCCATTCAATTTTTAGAAAAAATCGCAGCAGTTCTTGATATTTCCGTTGATCACCTACTTAAAGATAATCCAGGCCAACCTACAGATGGGACTACGTATGACATGGACGATGAATGGCGATCTCTTGTTAAGGAAGCCATGAATTCTGGCATTTCTAAAGATGAGTTCCGGGATTTCCTTGAATTCAATAAGTGGAAGATGAAGAAGTAA
- a CDS encoding DUF4190 domain-containing protein: MDERNPERDLRLVDEERDDYPNETLNRNEDANFGEETAAEVSPNATGIGAEPRQQSSDGGEAEEDAGTEGRGLGAIGVAIAIVSLFFLPVILGATAIVIGFIARARGHAGLGYTAIGIGAFSIIISLFMSPFF, from the coding sequence ATGGACGAACGCAATCCAGAAAGAGACCTGCGCCTTGTGGATGAGGAGCGGGACGACTATCCAAACGAAACACTTAATCGTAATGAGGACGCTAATTTCGGCGAGGAAACGGCGGCTGAAGTTTCGCCGAACGCTACTGGAATAGGAGCAGAGCCTCGACAACAGTCTTCAGACGGTGGTGAAGCCGAGGAGGATGCTGGGACAGAAGGAAGAGGCTTGGGGGCAATTGGTGTTGCCATAGCCATCGTAAGTTTATTCTTCCTGCCGGTCATCTTAGGTGCAACTGCTATTGTGATTGGTTTCATCGCTCGTGCAAGAGGTCACGCAGGGTTAGGGTATACTGCAATCGGGATCGGGGCTTTCTCGATCATCATCAGTTTGTTTATGTCTCCATTTTTTTAG
- a CDS encoding undecaprenyl-diphosphate phosphatase, which translates to MNWFEALIIGLVQGISEFLPISSSAHLLIVEKLLGISYQDPTLTLEVWLHFSSLLAVIVYFRKELLALIKNAWDYLYKRNVKGKNDFRFIILLLISTVITFIVGKMLESTLGEGLTSFSLIAVALIITGIFLIFIEHGGFQERKERGDISYKDAIWIGIAQAIAIIPGISRAGSTLVGAMMLGLKKEEALRYSFLLSIPIISGLTLLKLTSISTLYDTNSISLTFAFISSFLFALVGIRWLISMVRNTKLSYFAIYCIVLGIFVWFFYGHEPVSLAMPVAQTLISG; encoded by the coding sequence ATGAACTGGTTTGAAGCGCTGATTATCGGTCTTGTCCAAGGGATTAGTGAATTTTTACCGATTTCCAGCTCTGCCCACCTATTAATTGTTGAAAAATTGCTTGGTATTTCTTATCAAGACCCCACTCTGACCTTAGAAGTGTGGCTTCATTTCTCATCTCTTTTAGCTGTTATTGTTTATTTCCGAAAAGAATTGCTCGCACTAATAAAAAATGCATGGGACTATCTCTATAAACGCAACGTAAAAGGAAAAAATGACTTTCGCTTTATCATTCTTCTACTCATCTCCACTGTCATCACCTTTATTGTAGGTAAGATGTTGGAAAGTACATTGGGAGAAGGATTGACGAGCTTTTCCCTTATTGCTGTAGCGCTGATCATCACAGGGATTTTTCTCATCTTCATCGAACACGGTGGCTTTCAGGAACGAAAAGAACGCGGCGACATCTCATATAAAGATGCAATCTGGATCGGCATCGCCCAAGCAATTGCCATAATTCCCGGTATCTCAAGAGCCGGAAGTACACTCGTCGGTGCGATGATGCTCGGGTTAAAAAAAGAAGAAGCACTCCGGTACTCCTTCTTACTCTCGATCCCCATTATAAGCGGACTTACATTGCTAAAGCTCACTTCAATCAGTACGCTGTATGATACAAATTCAATAAGCTTAACATTCGCTTTCATCAGTTCATTTCTGTTTGCTTTAGTTGGAATTCGCTGGTTAATTAGCATGGTAAGAAACACAAAGCTCTCGTATTTTGCCATCTATTGTATTGTCCTGGGCATTTTCGTTTGGTTTTTCTATGGACATGAACCGGTATCACTAGCTATGCCAGTGGCACAAACTTTAATCTCGGGTTAA
- a CDS encoding DUF1002 domain-containing protein yields MKHKLFKSAVTVFAGWFLFASMAFADAAPGDVLVTLGEDLSNEQRATLLDEMGVDEESAIMYTVSNDEEHQYLGDYISASRIGTNALSSTKITLLESGEGVNVETNRIDWVTEAMYANALVTAGVEDAEIYVTAPFNVSGTAALTGLIKAYEASTEEVIPEEQKQVANEEMIKTAELGEEFGTEKAAELMTRIKEEIAEGNVETEEDLRDLIQRIANELGIELTEEELNGLVSLFQRMQNLDIDWGKVQNQIGKIRDNLSEFLESEEGQGLIRSILDFFDALIDAVRGWFSSGVITWFKS; encoded by the coding sequence ATGAAACATAAACTTTTTAAAAGTGCGGTGACAGTTTTTGCTGGCTGGTTTTTATTCGCTTCCATGGCATTTGCCGATGCTGCACCAGGTGACGTATTGGTCACGCTTGGAGAAGACTTATCTAATGAGCAACGAGCGACTCTTTTAGATGAAATGGGTGTTGACGAAGAATCAGCGATAATGTATACCGTTTCTAATGATGAAGAACATCAGTACTTAGGAGATTATATTTCTGCCAGTCGAATTGGTACAAACGCGTTATCTTCTACAAAAATCACTTTGCTTGAAAGCGGAGAAGGGGTAAATGTAGAAACGAACCGCATTGACTGGGTAACTGAGGCGATGTACGCTAATGCCCTAGTTACTGCGGGTGTAGAAGATGCAGAAATTTATGTAACAGCACCTTTCAATGTGAGTGGTACTGCAGCTCTTACAGGGCTGATTAAAGCGTACGAAGCTAGCACAGAAGAAGTGATTCCCGAAGAACAAAAACAAGTGGCGAATGAAGAAATGATCAAAACCGCGGAACTTGGTGAAGAGTTTGGTACTGAAAAAGCAGCTGAATTGATGACACGTATTAAAGAAGAAATCGCGGAAGGAAATGTTGAAACCGAAGAAGATCTCCGCGACTTAATTCAACGGATTGCTAATGAACTCGGTATTGAATTAACCGAGGAAGAGCTAAATGGTCTTGTTTCCTTGTTTCAGCGTATGCAAAACCTCGACATCGACTGGGGAAAAGTCCAAAATCAAATCGGTAAAATCCGTGATAACCTAAGCGAATTCCTTGAAAGCGAAGAAGGGCAGGGACTCATTCGATCCATTCTTGACTTCTTTGATGCATTAATTGATGCTGTTAGAGGTTGGTTTTCTTCTGGTGTGATCACTTGGTTTAAGTCGTAA
- a CDS encoding Na/Pi cotransporter family protein, with translation MRLLELELRDLLFMFFGGLAIFLFGIKFMGDGLQKVAGDKLRDILDKTTSNPIMGVLAGIVVTVLLQTSTGTTVLTIGLVNAGFMTFRQAIGVIMGANIGTTVTAFIIGLDISEYSLPVIAIGTFLIFFLKNKKANNFGQVFFGFGALFYGLELMGDGLSPLREWEAFADLTVSMSDNPLLGVLIGIIFTVSVQSSTAAIGLLQQLYAQGAMDLPAALPVLFGDNIGTTITAVLASLGASLAAKRAAASHVIFNLIGTIIILIFVVPYTHFIAALSARLDLNPEMQIAFAHGIFNTANVLVQLPFIGILAMIILKILPGKETVIEYKAQHLDPVIIQQSSSIALGQAKKETLRMAELSEKGLIEAGKFIKTKQKRHAELTYQFEDAVNNLDRKITDYLVRISSNSLSSADSEQHSMLMNTVRDIERVGDHMENLIELAEYQIANKVKMSELAIEDLSEMLDLTVETLQKAIKSLEDNDIGIARSVVLKEEQIDKMERQLRKKHIIRLNEGNCSGAAGIIFVDMISNLERIGDHAVNIAEVVIGEE, from the coding sequence ATGAGATTGTTGGAATTAGAGCTTCGGGATCTGCTTTTTATGTTTTTTGGCGGACTAGCTATTTTCTTATTTGGGATTAAATTTATGGGTGACGGCTTGCAAAAGGTTGCGGGAGACAAGTTGCGCGACATCCTGGATAAAACGACAAGTAACCCGATTATGGGGGTTCTTGCTGGGATTGTGGTCACGGTTCTTTTACAAACAAGTACCGGAACGACTGTACTTACTATTGGCCTCGTAAACGCAGGCTTTATGACATTTAGACAAGCTATTGGTGTCATTATGGGAGCGAACATTGGAACGACGGTTACAGCATTTATTATTGGTTTAGATATTTCCGAATACTCCCTTCCTGTTATCGCAATCGGAACGTTTTTAATTTTCTTCCTTAAAAACAAAAAAGCGAACAATTTTGGTCAAGTATTCTTTGGTTTTGGAGCTCTCTTTTATGGTTTAGAACTTATGGGTGACGGACTGAGTCCATTACGTGAGTGGGAAGCTTTTGCTGATTTAACGGTAAGTATGAGTGATAATCCATTGCTTGGTGTTTTGATTGGAATTATTTTTACAGTCAGTGTTCAAAGTTCAACCGCAGCGATTGGTCTTTTGCAACAGCTTTATGCACAAGGCGCGATGGACTTGCCTGCAGCGTTGCCAGTTCTGTTCGGTGACAATATAGGAACAACAATTACAGCTGTCCTTGCTTCACTAGGAGCGTCATTAGCTGCAAAGCGTGCGGCAGCATCACACGTAATATTCAATTTAATTGGTACAATTATTATCTTAATCTTTGTTGTACCGTACACGCATTTTATTGCTGCGCTCAGTGCGAGATTAGACCTTAATCCTGAGATGCAAATTGCTTTTGCTCACGGAATATTTAACACAGCGAACGTCTTGGTTCAACTACCGTTCATCGGAATATTAGCGATGATCATCTTGAAAATTTTACCTGGTAAAGAAACCGTTATTGAGTATAAAGCCCAGCATTTGGATCCGGTGATTATCCAGCAATCTTCCTCCATTGCTTTAGGCCAAGCGAAAAAGGAAACACTACGCATGGCTGAGCTTTCAGAAAAAGGCTTGATTGAAGCAGGGAAATTTATTAAAACAAAACAAAAGCGACATGCTGAATTAACGTATCAGTTTGAGGATGCCGTTAATAATCTCGATCGAAAAATCACTGATTATCTAGTAAGGATTTCATCAAATTCTTTATCTTCAGCTGACTCTGAACAGCACTCTATGCTTATGAATACCGTGCGTGATATTGAACGCGTCGGTGATCATATGGAAAACTTAATAGAATTAGCTGAATATCAGATTGCAAATAAAGTTAAAATGAGTGAACTGGCGATAGAAGATCTCAGTGAAATGCTTGACTTAACAGTAGAGACTCTTCAAAAAGCCATTAAATCCCTTGAGGATAATGACATTGGTATAGCTCGTTCAGTCGTATTAAAAGAAGAACAAATCGATAAAATGGAGCGTCAACTTCGTAAAAAGCATATCATCCGTTTAAACGAAGGTAATTGCAGCGGCGCAGCCGGAATCATTTTTGTAGATATGATCAGTAACCTTGAGCGTATTGGTGACCATGCCGTAAATATTGCAGAGGTCGTGATTGGTGAAGAATAA
- a CDS encoding superoxide dismutase, with product MAFTLPELPYSHDALTPHIDEETMKIHHGKHHNTYVTKLNGALEGHSDLQSKSLEDLLTNLEALPQDVRGAVRNNGGGHYNHTLFWQIMSPNGGGAPTGELADAINSAFGSFDKFKEDFKNAALTRFGSGWAWLAVNNGNLEITSTPNQDTPIMEGKTGILGVDVWEHAYYLKYQNKRPDYVDAFFNVINWDEVAKRYAEAK from the coding sequence ATGGCATTCACACTTCCAGAACTACCTTATTCACACGACGCTTTAACACCACACATCGATGAAGAAACAATGAAGATTCACCACGGAAAGCACCATAACACGTACGTAACGAAATTAAACGGTGCGTTAGAGGGACATTCCGACCTTCAAAGCAAAAGCTTAGAAGATCTTCTAACAAACTTGGAAGCATTGCCTCAAGACGTTCGCGGAGCTGTTCGTAACAATGGTGGCGGACACTACAACCACACGTTATTCTGGCAAATCATGTCTCCAAACGGCGGCGGTGCCCCAACAGGAGAATTAGCTGACGCCATCAATAGTGCCTTCGGAAGCTTTGACAAGTTCAAAGAAGACTTCAAAAATGCTGCACTTACTCGCTTTGGTTCTGGCTGGGCTTGGCTTGCTGTAAATAACGGCAACCTTGAAATTACAAGTACACCGAACCAAGATACTCCAATCATGGAAGGCAAAACTGGCATCCTTGGTGTAGACGTTTGGGAGCACGCTTACTACTTGAAATATCAAAATAAACGTCCTGACTACGTTGATGCATTCTTTAACGTAATTAACTGGGACGAAGTTGCAAAGCGTTACGCTGAAGCAAAATAA
- a CDS encoding MFS transporter: protein MMTKKERLIIFMLGLLPFLMVIGNSMFIPLLPTMEVDLGISSVQSGFILTIFSIPAALSIPFVGILSDRIGRKRVVLISLIIIAVGSVICSIAVMMYGQFAYILLLVGRFVQGIGAGGTASLAMAFIGDQFQGGKRSTALGAMEVFNGLGKAVSPLLGAVAALFIWTSTFWLYFVLALLALAGIFRYVHEEKINRDSLKFSVYFKTVITAFKREGRWLIPVMIVGGAALFILFGLLVYLSYEIERVYALGGATKGVIIAIPLTVFTIASYIAGKKIGGEPERIRFFFALGFLFILAPLTMALVWHTFLTTVVYMVILSAGIGFILPCCNLLVTSAVSHNERGMVVSFYHMIRFLGVAFGPVIYSLWMFDEWGMFLKSLFIIAATAIWLRTIMPAPERSWTTEHP from the coding sequence ATGATGACAAAAAAAGAACGCCTTATCATATTTATGCTCGGGCTTTTACCATTTTTAATGGTAATTGGAAATTCAATGTTCATTCCATTGCTGCCGACAATGGAAGTGGACCTTGGGATCAGCTCTGTTCAATCGGGTTTCATTTTAACTATTTTCTCAATCCCTGCAGCTCTGTCGATTCCGTTTGTGGGCATTCTTTCGGACCGGATCGGGAGAAAAAGAGTTGTGCTTATCTCACTCATCATCATCGCAGTAGGGAGTGTCATTTGTTCTATAGCTGTCATGATGTATGGCCAGTTTGCGTATATCTTGTTATTAGTTGGTCGCTTTGTGCAGGGGATTGGTGCAGGGGGCACGGCTTCATTAGCGATGGCATTTATCGGTGATCAGTTTCAAGGAGGAAAACGCAGCACGGCACTGGGGGCGATGGAAGTATTTAATGGACTTGGGAAAGCAGTGAGTCCGTTACTTGGAGCTGTGGCTGCCTTGTTTATTTGGACGAGCACCTTTTGGTTGTATTTTGTTTTAGCACTTCTCGCATTAGCAGGAATTTTCCGCTACGTTCACGAAGAAAAAATTAATCGAGACTCTCTCAAGTTTAGTGTATACTTTAAAACAGTCATCACGGCATTTAAGCGTGAAGGGCGCTGGCTCATCCCAGTGATGATCGTAGGCGGTGCAGCACTTTTCATTTTATTCGGGCTTCTCGTTTATTTGAGCTATGAGATTGAACGCGTATACGCGTTAGGTGGTGCCACAAAAGGCGTGATCATCGCGATCCCATTGACTGTTTTTACGATTGCTTCATATATAGCGGGGAAAAAGATTGGTGGGGAACCTGAGCGCATACGTTTCTTTTTTGCTCTCGGATTTTTATTCATTTTAGCGCCATTAACAATGGCTCTTGTTTGGCACACGTTTTTGACGACTGTGGTTTATATGGTGATTCTTTCAGCAGGTATTGGATTTATTCTTCCGTGCTGTAACCTGTTAGTCACTTCTGCCGTCTCACATAATGAGAGGGGTATGGTTGTCTCGTTTTACCATATGATTCGCTTTCTTGGTGTCGCGTTTGGACCTGTTATTTATAGTTTGTGGATGTTCGATGAGTGGGGAATGTTTTTAAAATCACTTTTTATCATTGCTGCTACAGCCATTTGGCTTAGAACTATAATGCCAGCACCTGAGCGTTCTTGGACAACAGAACATCCATAA
- a CDS encoding YolD-like family protein, with amino-acid sequence MKDNLYENLRELDVTRIEAFENKLLDALESKETLKIEYVFENEVHICFGQISEIHPISKRFKVISPTNITTQVFLDVVTNIESSR; translated from the coding sequence ATGAAAGACAACCTTTACGAGAACTTACGTGAACTGGATGTTACGAGGATCGAGGCTTTTGAAAACAAGCTTCTAGATGCTCTTGAATCCAAGGAAACGCTGAAGATTGAGTATGTTTTTGAAAATGAAGTACACATATGTTTTGGCCAGATAAGCGAAATCCACCCAATATCTAAAAGATTTAAGGTCATCAGCCCAACCAATATAACGACACAGGTTTTTTTAGATGTAGTTACTAATATTGAATCATCAAGGTAA
- a CDS encoding 5' nucleotidase, NT5C type, with protein sequence MNKKRYRFGIDIDGTVTDPATFIPHINQHFKRELTLDDVTQYDLSKVLGISEADFWKWMQEHEGDLYAQANLAAKVKETLLEWEQVHELFYISARHNRFSDLTKNWFDENALPYHHIELLGQHDKIAAVKKHKVDAFFEDKHDNAVNIAEECGIPVVLINTPYNQDPVPTLVHRVNSWQEAQKTVQHLFGQ encoded by the coding sequence ATGAATAAGAAGAGATATCGTTTCGGTATTGATATTGATGGTACAGTTACGGACCCAGCTACATTCATCCCTCATATAAATCAGCATTTTAAACGTGAGTTAACACTTGATGATGTAACGCAGTATGATTTGAGTAAGGTGCTTGGCATTTCCGAGGCTGATTTTTGGAAGTGGATGCAGGAACACGAGGGAGATTTGTATGCTCAAGCAAATCTTGCTGCAAAAGTTAAAGAAACACTTCTCGAGTGGGAACAGGTACATGAGTTATTTTATATTAGTGCGCGACATAACCGTTTTTCAGACTTGACGAAAAACTGGTTTGATGAAAACGCTCTGCCCTATCATCACATTGAGCTTTTAGGGCAGCATGATAAAATTGCAGCAGTTAAAAAGCACAAAGTCGATGCATTCTTTGAAGATAAACATGATAATGCTGTGAATATCGCCGAAGAATGTGGGATTCCTGTTGTGTTAATCAATACACCGTATAACCAGGATCCTGTTCCGACTTTGGTTCACCGGGTTAATAGCTGGCAAGAAGCCCAAAAAACAGTACAGCACTTATTTGGTCAATAA
- a CDS encoding NfeD family protein, whose product MEMLESATIGFLVVFLGTLFIFGEIMVRAKGLFGILGIAIMSMYFSYHLTADAGLWVVLLYVIGLLLIIFDGKVTTDGTIALVGALLMILGLSLPTPSVVYGALVAMALMIAVPTSFLFTKVFPSRNLWSKMTLKDKLTGDEGYNSMNESYKELVGKPGVTKTPFRPTGTVEVEGKLYSATSDNQWIQADEKIKVISVDGTRIVVVPEK is encoded by the coding sequence ATGGAAATGTTAGAATCTGCAACAATAGGTTTTCTCGTCGTTTTTTTAGGTACACTTTTTATTTTTGGTGAAATTATGGTAAGAGCAAAAGGCTTGTTTGGTATTCTTGGTATCGCGATTATGTCAATGTACTTTTCTTATCACTTAACAGCCGATGCGGGACTTTGGGTAGTATTACTGTATGTGATCGGATTATTACTCATTATTTTTGATGGGAAAGTAACTACAGACGGTACAATAGCTCTCGTTGGTGCTTTATTAATGATCTTAGGCTTATCTTTACCAACACCAAGTGTTGTTTATGGAGCGCTTGTGGCCATGGCTCTTATGATCGCCGTACCTACCTCGTTTTTGTTCACTAAAGTATTTCCATCTCGAAATTTGTGGTCAAAAATGACGCTCAAAGACAAGCTCACGGGGGACGAAGGGTACAATTCAATGAATGAAAGTTATAAAGAACTCGTTGGTAAACCAGGAGTTACTAAAACTCCTTTCAGGCCGACCGGAACCGTTGAGGTTGAAGGGAAACTGTATAGTGCAACATCGGATAATCAATGGATTCAAGCTGACGAAAAGATCAAAGTTATCAGTGTCGATGGAACGAGAATCGTCGTCGTTCCTGAAAAGTAA
- a CDS encoding iron-sulfur cluster biosynthesis family protein, with protein MNVSVTTEAQEQINSRITKCEIEGTIIEIEHDTDGCGCVVSGVARLMQRDQVPAKYETLHSNHERVLYIFNPQMKVFFDREMIIDYRNGRFQLKSANQMFNPRLKFVPLA; from the coding sequence ATGAATGTATCTGTCACAACTGAAGCTCAAGAGCAAATAAATAGTCGAATAACTAAGTGTGAAATTGAAGGTACAATTATTGAAATTGAGCATGATACAGATGGCTGTGGCTGTGTTGTCAGTGGGGTAGCGCGTCTTATGCAAAGGGATCAGGTTCCTGCTAAGTACGAAACCCTTCATTCAAATCATGAAAGGGTTTTATATATATTCAATCCTCAAATGAAGGTGTTTTTTGACCGGGAAATGATTATTGATTATCGGAATGGCAGGTTTCAATTAAAGAGTGCCAATCAGATGTTTAACCCGAGATTAAAGTTTGTGCCACTGGCATAG
- a CDS encoding DUF1189 domain-containing protein, with protein sequence MNIFKQFIASLYSPKMIAAFRHQKIGRGIGYVFLLMFITLIPIAISLGTTIHSFVTQLETQLEENVPDFAIENGVLSSTEVDEPVINEEDGQTIVFDPTGSLTENDLRGEYTDAIALLEREAILITNGVAQESIGYQDFGLDLTKQEAVDLISSISGLLPLIIGIIVALLYLFFTAGKFIGVTVLALLGLMFRKSAGVPNLTFKHCWVIAAFTVTMPTVLFSIIDALHIPVPFQFGIYWVIAIVMLFQVFRNIPRPRTEEPKEL encoded by the coding sequence ATGAATATTTTTAAACAATTTATTGCTAGCTTATATTCTCCAAAGATGATTGCTGCCTTCCGTCATCAAAAAATCGGTCGCGGTATTGGATACGTTTTCCTCCTTATGTTCATTACCCTTATTCCTATTGCAATATCACTCGGGACGACAATCCATTCGTTTGTCACACAACTAGAAACGCAATTGGAAGAAAACGTACCTGATTTTGCAATCGAAAACGGTGTTCTCTCTTCTACTGAAGTAGACGAACCTGTAATAAACGAAGAAGACGGACAAACAATTGTGTTTGACCCTACAGGCAGTTTAACTGAGAATGACCTTAGAGGTGAGTACACTGATGCAATCGCCTTGCTTGAGCGTGAAGCAATCCTTATTACAAATGGCGTCGCCCAAGAATCGATTGGTTATCAAGATTTTGGTCTTGATCTTACTAAACAAGAAGCTGTTGATCTGATCAGTTCAATCTCAGGTTTATTACCTCTCATTATTGGCATTATTGTTGCCCTTTTGTATTTATTCTTTACTGCAGGAAAATTCATCGGTGTAACGGTATTAGCTTTACTTGGTTTAATGTTCAGAAAAAGTGCCGGTGTACCAAACCTTACATTTAAACATTGTTGGGTTATTGCCGCCTTTACCGTAACCATGCCGACCGTCTTATTTAGTATTATCGATGCCCTTCACATACCAGTACCATTCCAATTCGGTATTTATTGGGTCATTGCCATCGTCATGTTATTCCAAGTATTCCGTAACATCCCAAGACCACGTACAGAAGAACCAAAAGAATTGTAA
- the ispG gene encoding flavodoxin-dependent (E)-4-hydroxy-3-methylbut-2-enyl-diphosphate synthase, with protein sequence MTQFTHRKDTRPVQVGPLTIGGNDEVIIQSMTMSKTHDVEATVAEINRLEEAGCQIVRVACPDMRAAEAIPDIKKRINIPLVVDIHFDYKLALKAIEGGADKIRINPGNIGRREKVEAVVNAAKEKKIPIRIGVNAGSLEKRILEKYGYPTAEGMVESALHHIKILEDLDFYDIIVSMKASDVGLAVEAYKKAAEAFDYPLHLGITESGTLFAGTVKSSAGLGVILNHGIGNTLRISLSADPVEEIKVAKELLKTFGLAANAATLISCPTCGRIEIDLISIANEVEEYIQQIHAPIKVSVLGCAVNGPGEAKEADIGIAGARGEGLLFRHGEIIRKVPEEIMVDELKKEIDKLAEEHYKKQKEKEEDAQKA encoded by the coding sequence GTGACCCAATTCACGCATCGAAAGGATACGCGCCCGGTACAAGTCGGACCATTAACAATCGGCGGTAATGATGAAGTCATCATTCAAAGCATGACGATGTCAAAAACCCACGATGTTGAAGCGACTGTGGCAGAAATTAACCGTTTAGAAGAAGCGGGCTGTCAAATTGTCCGTGTAGCTTGTCCGGATATGCGCGCAGCTGAAGCAATTCCTGATATTAAAAAGCGCATAAACATTCCACTTGTCGTGGATATTCATTTTGACTATAAGTTAGCTTTAAAAGCAATTGAAGGCGGAGCTGACAAAATCCGAATTAACCCGGGTAACATCGGCCGACGTGAAAAAGTCGAAGCTGTTGTCAATGCAGCTAAAGAGAAAAAGATTCCAATCCGGATTGGCGTAAACGCGGGTTCTTTAGAAAAAAGAATCTTAGAGAAATACGGGTACCCGACGGCAGAGGGGATGGTAGAGAGTGCTCTGCATCACATCAAAATTTTAGAAGACCTTGACTTTTATGACATCATCGTCTCTATGAAAGCATCTGATGTCGGATTAGCTGTTGAGGCATACAAGAAAGCTGCAGAAGCGTTTGACTACCCGCTTCACTTAGGGATTACTGAATCCGGTACACTTTTTGCAGGTACAGTAAAAAGCTCTGCTGGACTAGGGGTAATATTAAACCATGGAATCGGAAACACGCTGCGGATTTCATTAAGTGCTGATCCGGTAGAAGAAATTAAAGTAGCAAAGGAATTGTTGAAAACATTCGGTCTTGCTGCGAATGCGGCAACGTTAATTTCCTGCCCGACTTGCGGACGAATCGAAATTGACTTAATAAGCATTGCAAATGAAGTAGAAGAATATATTCAGCAAATTCATGCTCCAATTAAAGTTAGTGTCCTTGGATGTGCTGTAAACGGACCAGGTGAGGCTAAAGAAGCCGATATTGGTATAGCCGGCGCGAGAGGTGAAGGCCTTCTCTTCAGACACGGAGAAATTATTCGAAAAGTACCAGAAGAAATCATGGTCGATGAATTAAAGAAAGAAATCGATAAGCTCGCAGAAGAACATTACAAGAAACAAAAAGAAAAAGAAGAGGACGCTCAAAAAGCTTAG
- a CDS encoding anti-repressor SinI family protein has translation MVVVQGEQQQSWDKEWEKLIQEAREIGLSKEEIRSFLNKQVHKHKTV, from the coding sequence ATGGTGGTAGTGCAGGGGGAGCAACAGCAATCATGGGACAAAGAGTGGGAGAAACTTATTCAAGAAGCGAGGGAAATAGGGTTATCAAAAGAAGAAATTCGTTCGTTTCTCAACAAGCAGGTACATAAACACAAAACGGTTTGA